From Blastopirellula marina, the proteins below share one genomic window:
- a CDS encoding peptidyl-prolyl cis-trans isomerase, producing the protein MLSSVLLYPSEASAQFGWLNPWKGEEAAAAQQTPSDPFSQRRAASEPQYRTAARTGPSVGSYPSTSSPAGGGATAVISDMPNYPPQSGYNYPQTQASTPTYPTTSYPVAGQPSYQAVPPQSNFNPSGPPQVANLPQRPVADRTKEDLFEPARIVAIVNGEPILAGDILGPVNQMIEEKMASLTPEQRESVAPEEIKQFKEQALKQMLPGLIDIKVVYLDFLRAVPSDRMEEMQGMLGKNYEEYQLETDMKNAGVNTPAELDMKLRGMGGSLEKKKRQFVEKLVAQQQIQRKIRKDEEVTHQQMLDYYNEHAQEYEKLAKVKWEQLMVKFSEFPNRQAAWEAMASMGNQVLRGAPLNAVAKRESQGIKASSGGQYDWTRQGSLKNETVDRAIFSLPIGELSPIIESPEGFHIVRVTEREDAGMVPFTKAQVEIKEKIQNERRQEQMQIYIKDVKSKAQVWTIFDEAK; encoded by the coding sequence ATGCTTAGCTCCGTCCTGCTATATCCGAGTGAAGCGTCAGCACAGTTCGGCTGGCTGAACCCTTGGAAAGGGGAAGAGGCCGCAGCGGCTCAGCAAACCCCGTCTGATCCATTCTCCCAGCGTCGCGCCGCGAGTGAACCTCAGTACCGAACGGCCGCGCGAACGGGGCCCAGTGTCGGAAGCTATCCAAGTACCTCGTCTCCTGCGGGTGGTGGCGCGACGGCGGTGATCTCCGATATGCCGAACTATCCACCCCAAAGCGGCTACAACTATCCGCAAACTCAGGCATCGACACCAACGTACCCTACAACCAGCTACCCTGTTGCCGGTCAGCCCAGTTACCAGGCAGTTCCACCTCAAAGCAATTTCAATCCGTCGGGACCTCCGCAGGTTGCCAACTTGCCACAGCGACCGGTAGCAGATCGGACGAAAGAAGATCTCTTCGAGCCTGCTCGTATCGTGGCCATCGTCAACGGCGAACCGATTCTCGCTGGGGATATCTTGGGGCCGGTGAATCAGATGATTGAAGAGAAGATGGCATCGCTCACCCCTGAGCAGCGAGAAAGTGTTGCGCCGGAGGAAATCAAGCAATTTAAAGAGCAGGCCTTGAAGCAGATGCTGCCTGGGCTGATTGACATCAAGGTGGTTTACCTCGACTTCCTGCGGGCCGTTCCGTCCGATCGGATGGAAGAGATGCAGGGCATGCTTGGTAAGAACTACGAAGAGTATCAGCTTGAAACCGACATGAAGAACGCCGGAGTGAACACGCCAGCCGAACTGGATATGAAGCTTCGCGGAATGGGTGGGTCACTGGAAAAGAAGAAACGACAGTTCGTCGAGAAGCTGGTTGCCCAGCAACAGATCCAACGAAAGATCCGGAAAGACGAAGAAGTCACCCACCAGCAAATGCTCGACTATTACAACGAACATGCGCAAGAGTACGAAAAGTTGGCCAAGGTGAAATGGGAACAACTGATGGTGAAGTTCTCGGAATTTCCCAATCGCCAGGCTGCCTGGGAGGCCATGGCCAGCATGGGCAATCAGGTGCTACGTGGGGCCCCCTTAAACGCGGTGGCCAAGCGTGAATCTCAAGGAATCAAGGCCTCCAGCGGTGGTCAGTACGACTGGACTCGCCAAGGGAGTTTGAAAAACGAAACGGTCGATCGGGCTATTTTCAGCCTGCCGATTGGCGAACTCAGCCCCATTATCGAGTCGCCAGAGGGCTTTCATATTGTGCGTGTTACCGAGCGGGAAGACGCAGGCATGGTCCCGTTTACCAAGGCCCAGGTCGAGATCAAAGAAAAGATCCAGAACGAACGCCGCCAAGAGCAAATGCAGATCTATATCAAAGACGTAAAGTCCAAAGCTCAAGTCTGGACCATCTTCGACGAGGCCAAATAG